In Fusobacterium sp. SYSU M8D902, one DNA window encodes the following:
- a CDS encoding CvpA family protein — MYLDIVILVVLVLAILDGLKNGLFVEFLSAFGLIINFVLAKYLTPILIDFLKLPANERNYFLIYIVMFWAVYIVVGIFIHILRKIMEGISRGFIIRILGGIIGAVKGVILGFVIIFIFNFSTDLFPEIKSYGKNSKSVEVFLKMSPLIENHIPKVFKKKLDNLKNDKLIDRYINKIL; from the coding sequence ATGTATTTAGATATTGTAATATTAGTAGTTTTAGTTTTAGCAATATTAGATGGATTAAAAAATGGTTTGTTTGTTGAATTTTTATCAGCTTTTGGCTTGATTATAAATTTTGTACTAGCAAAGTATTTAACTCCAATATTGATAGATTTTTTAAAGTTACCAGCCAATGAAAGAAACTATTTCTTAATATACATAGTTATGTTTTGGGCTGTATACATAGTAGTAGGAATATTTATCCATATTTTAAGAAAGATTATGGAGGGAATTTCTAGAGGATTTATAATTAGAATCTTAGGTGGTATAATAGGAGCTGTAAAAGGTGTTATACTAGGATTTGTTATAATATTTATTTTTAATTTTTCAACTGATCTTTTTCCTGAAATAAAATCTTACGGAAAAAATAGTAAATCAGTTGAGGTATTTTTAAAGATGTCACCCCTTATAGAGAATCATATTCCAAAAGTATTTAAAAAGAAACTTGATAATTTAAAAAATGATAAACTAATAGATAGATACATAAATAAAATATTATAG
- the dut gene encoding dUTP diphosphatase gives MEKVAVKVLIEEGVQLPKYETSGSAGMDVRANIKEPITLGSLERVLIPTGIKMAIPEGYEVQVRPRSGLALKHGISMANAIGTIDSDYRGDIGVILINLSKDEYVIQPQERIGQLVLNKVAQMEFEIVDVLDETERGAGGFGHTGK, from the coding sequence ATGGAAAAAGTAGCAGTTAAGGTATTGATTGAAGAGGGAGTACAACTACCTAAGTATGAGACTTCGGGATCAGCTGGAATGGATGTAAGAGCAAATATAAAAGAGCCAATTACATTGGGATCGTTGGAGAGAGTATTGATTCCAACAGGAATAAAAATGGCTATACCAGAGGGATATGAAGTCCAAGTTAGACCAAGAAGTGGACTAGCTTTAAAACATGGTATAAGTATGGCAAATGCAATAGGAACAATTGATAGTGACTATAGAGGAGATATTGGAGTTATATTGATCAATTTAAGTAAAGATGAGTATGTAATTCAACCTCAAGAGAGAATAGGACAGTTAGTTTTAAATAAAGTGGCACAGATGGAGTTTGAAATAGTAGATGTACTTGATGAAACAGAAAGAGGTGCTGGAGGATTTGGGCATACAGGAAAGTAA
- a CDS encoding LptF/LptG family permease has translation MKIIDRYILNEIKIPVIFGISLFTFIFLIDIIVAMMENIIVKGISILDVLRILSFYLPPILAQTIPMGMFLGIMLTFSKFTRTSEATAMSAIGLSLKKIVKPIFIASVGVTIFIFFLQESIIPRSVAKLQYLTTKIAYENPVFQLKERTFIDEVDEYNLYIDRIEGKDKQAKGVLIFQKAEDKAFPTIIVGEQAYWKDSAMVLKNSTFYNFNDKGKETLRGKFDEKKVPLAAYFSEMEIKVDNIEAMGVFSLLKEMRGKNPEEKIPYSVEINKKLAVPFSTIMLSLLGVFLAIGHHRSGKGANFALSLIVIFSYITCLNIGMVMAGKGIIPAFVGVWTPNLILFLVTFLMYKKKAEVI, from the coding sequence ATGAAAATAATAGATAGGTACATTTTAAATGAGATTAAAATACCTGTAATTTTTGGAATATCTCTATTTACTTTTATATTTTTGATAGATATAATTGTTGCAATGATGGAGAACATAATAGTAAAAGGAATCTCTATTTTAGATGTCTTGAGAATATTATCTTTTTATTTACCACCAATATTAGCTCAAACTATACCTATGGGAATGTTTTTGGGGATAATGCTTACTTTTTCAAAATTTACAAGAACAAGTGAGGCAACAGCTATGAGTGCTATTGGTTTATCTTTGAAAAAGATTGTAAAACCGATATTTATTGCCTCTGTAGGTGTAACTATCTTCATATTCTTCTTACAGGAGAGTATTATTCCTAGATCTGTGGCAAAATTACAATATCTTACTACAAAAATAGCCTATGAAAACCCAGTTTTTCAACTTAAAGAGAGAACCTTTATAGATGAGGTAGATGAGTATAATCTATATATAGATAGAATAGAGGGAAAAGATAAACAAGCTAAGGGAGTTTTGATATTTCAAAAGGCTGAGGATAAAGCTTTTCCAACTATTATAGTGGGAGAACAAGCTTATTGGAAGGACTCAGCAATGGTATTAAAAAATTCAACTTTTTACAATTTTAATGACAAGGGTAAGGAGACATTAAGAGGTAAATTTGATGAGAAAAAAGTTCCATTAGCAGCATATTTTAGCGAGATGGAGATAAAGGTAGATAATATTGAGGCTATGGGAGTGTTTTCACTGTTAAAAGAGATGCGTGGGAAAAATCCAGAGGAAAAAATTCCATACAGTGTTGAGATAAATAAGAAATTAGCAGTACCATTTTCAACAATAATGCTATCATTATTGGGAGTGTTTTTAGCTATTGGTCACCATAGAAGTGGAAAAGGTGCAAATTTTGCTTTGAGTCTGATAGTTATTTTCTCATATATCACTTGTTTAAATATAGGAATGGTAATGGCAGGTAAGGGAATAATTCCAGCTTTTGTAGGAGTGTGGACTCCTAATCTTATCCTATTTTTGGTGACATTCTTAATGTATAAGAAAAAGGCAGAGGTGATATAA
- a CDS encoding LptF/LptG family permease → MKILDRYISKNFIKAFFLSLMAFMGIFIVSQLFRVVKYLSDGRFSVSDAGYYIVTLLPRIFIDVAPLAVLLGSMMTISTMASNLEIISLKTSGIKFKRIILFPIVISAIISGVVFYVNDTLYPTSLKINRDLRRGEVEERVAPVEKRNAFLRGENSNYIYLMQKVNRVTGFAENIEIVDLNKEFNKIERIVTAHEGRYNFSKSVWTLKDATIYYGDEGKKSKVVKYFRDDKYNDNPEHFITLSVEPRTLSIKELKKTIREMKSIGGDTRELLVELGNRYSFPFASFVISFLGLALGGRYVRGTSAVSLGVCVLLGYGYYVVQASFEALSANGFLNPFIGGWIPNIIFLGVGIYLLNKAEY, encoded by the coding sequence ATGAAGATATTGGACAGATACATTAGTAAAAATTTTATTAAAGCCTTTTTCTTGAGTTTGATGGCATTTATGGGAATATTCATAGTTAGCCAACTATTTAGAGTGGTAAAATATTTAAGTGATGGAAGATTTAGTGTAAGTGATGCAGGTTATTATATAGTGACTCTGCTCCCAAGAATATTTATAGATGTAGCTCCTCTGGCAGTTTTGCTGGGTAGTATGATGACTATAAGTACAATGGCCTCAAATTTGGAGATTATCTCTTTGAAGACTTCTGGAATAAAATTTAAGAGAATAATATTGTTTCCAATAGTTATATCTGCAATTATATCGGGAGTAGTATTCTATGTGAATGATACTCTATATCCAACTTCTTTAAAAATAAATAGAGATTTGAGAAGAGGAGAGGTAGAGGAGAGAGTAGCTCCAGTTGAGAAGAGGAATGCTTTTTTGAGAGGGGAGAATTCAAACTATATCTATCTTATGCAAAAAGTTAATAGAGTGACAGGTTTTGCTGAAAATATTGAGATAGTGGATCTGAATAAAGAGTTTAATAAGATTGAAAGAATAGTAACTGCACATGAGGGAAGATATAATTTTAGTAAGAGTGTATGGACATTGAAAGATGCTACTATTTACTATGGAGATGAAGGGAAAAAATCAAAAGTTGTTAAGTATTTTAGAGATGATAAATACAATGATAATCCTGAACATTTTATAACTTTAAGTGTAGAACCAAGAACTTTAAGTATAAAAGAGTTAAAAAAGACAATAAGAGAGATGAAGAGTATAGGAGGAGACACAAGAGAGTTATTAGTAGAGTTAGGGAACAGATACTCATTTCCTTTTGCAAGTTTTGTAATCTCATTCTTGGGACTTGCGTTAGGAGGAAGATATGTTCGTGGAACTTCTGCAGTTAGCTTGGGTGTCTGTGTACTATTGGGTTATGGATACTATGTGGTACAAGCCTCTTTTGAAGCTCTCAGTGCAAATGGATTTTTAAATCCTTTTATTGGTGGATGGATCCCCAATATAATATTTTTAGGAGTAGGTATATATCTACTGAATAAAGCTGAATATTAA
- the rodA gene encoding rod shape-determining protein RodA, producing the protein MKSSREIKLFLKKLKKMNNYLLVNALIIVAISVSTIYSATISKGESFYIKETIWGVIGVVAYFVVSFIDYRKYFKYYKLLYVLNIILLASVLIFGVSRLGAQRWISLGPISIQPGEVGKVLIVITLSAFLTTNFREKFIGFRGIIIAGLHIAPILLLILKQPDLGTTLIIVMTCGVIMFMYNLEWKTIIFLAVSGGIFVPFSYFFLLKDYQRQRVLTFLNPESDLLGSGWNVTQSMIAIGSGELYGKGFLNSTQSKLRFLPEAHTDFIVSVFLEERGFLGGVVLFVLYVILIMQILYIADTTKDSFGKLVCYGIGSIFFFHFVINVGMTMGIMPVTGKPLLLMSYGGTSLLISFIMLGIVQSIRINRD; encoded by the coding sequence ATGAAAAGCAGTAGAGAGATAAAACTTTTTTTAAAAAAATTAAAAAAAATGAATAATTATCTTTTAGTAAATGCATTGATTATAGTAGCAATAAGTGTTTCAACTATATATAGTGCTACTATTTCTAAAGGTGAGAGTTTTTATATCAAAGAGACTATCTGGGGAGTAATAGGTGTTGTTGCTTATTTTGTAGTTTCCTTTATTGATTATAGAAAATACTTTAAATACTATAAGCTTTTATATGTATTGAATATAATCTTACTAGCTTCTGTACTTATATTTGGAGTTAGTAGGTTGGGAGCACAACGTTGGATAAGCTTAGGACCTATAAGTATTCAGCCTGGAGAGGTAGGTAAGGTTTTAATTGTGATAACCTTATCGGCTTTTTTAACTACTAATTTCAGAGAGAAATTTATCGGATTTAGAGGTATCATAATAGCGGGATTACACATTGCTCCCATACTGTTATTGATATTGAAACAACCTGATTTAGGAACGACACTTATAATAGTTATGACTTGTGGAGTTATAATGTTTATGTATAATTTAGAGTGGAAAACTATTATTTTTTTAGCAGTGAGTGGAGGAATTTTTGTTCCGTTCTCATATTTCTTTCTATTAAAAGATTATCAAAGGCAGAGGGTTTTGACATTTTTAAATCCAGAGAGTGATCTGTTAGGAAGTGGTTGGAATGTAACACAATCAATGATTGCAATAGGGTCTGGAGAATTATATGGAAAAGGTTTTTTAAATAGTACTCAAAGTAAGTTGAGATTTTTACCAGAGGCTCATACAGACTTCATAGTTTCTGTATTTTTAGAGGAGAGAGGTTTTTTAGGAGGAGTAGTCCTATTTGTTTTGTATGTAATCTTAATTATGCAAATTCTATATATAGCGGATACTACCAAGGATAGCTTTGGTAAATTGGTGTGTTACGGAATTGGAAGTATTTTCTTCTTTCACTTTGTTATAAATGTAGGAATGACAATGGGAATAATGCCAGTAACAGGAAAACCTCTACTGTTGATGAGTTATGGTGGAACATCACTTCTTATAAGTTTTATAATGCTTGGAATAGTTCAAAGTATTAGGATAAATAGAGATTAG
- a CDS encoding pitrilysin family protein, which translates to MSIQVKKLSNGIPVLMENIESINTISLGVFVKTGSRDEYLDESGVSHYIEHMMFKGTTNRSAKEISEEIDNEGGMINAYTSRDMTCYYIQMLSNKINKGIEILSDMFLNSTFTEENLEKERNVIIEEIRMYEDIPEEIIHDENIKFALTGVQSNSVLGTIESLKGIDREKFLKYFKEQYRASNLVISVAGKMDCEEIFKQLESGFGKIENLETERELDNNFTINKGENKIVRDTNQVHLCFNTKGVSLVDEAKYPAAIISSVLGGNMSSRLFQKIREERGLAYSVYTYSSAFLEGGVFTVYAGTTNESYRYVIDIIRAEFEDIRENGITPYELQKSKNQFLSMLTFSLEGSKGKMNRMANSYLLYGEVIEIDKIIESIEKITLEDIKKTAEIIFDERYYSWTILGNV; encoded by the coding sequence ATGAGTATACAAGTAAAAAAGTTAAGTAATGGTATTCCAGTTTTGATGGAGAATATCGAGAGCATAAACACTATAAGCTTAGGGGTATTTGTAAAAACTGGATCAAGAGATGAGTATTTAGATGAGAGTGGAGTTTCTCATTATATTGAACATATGATGTTTAAGGGGACAACAAATAGAAGTGCAAAAGAGATATCTGAAGAGATAGATAATGAGGGTGGAATGATAAATGCCTATACAAGTAGAGATATGACTTGCTACTATATTCAGATGCTTTCAAATAAGATAAATAAAGGGATTGAAATACTTTCAGATATGTTTTTAAACTCTACTTTTACAGAGGAAAATCTTGAAAAAGAGAGAAATGTAATTATAGAAGAGATAAGAATGTATGAGGATATTCCAGAAGAGATAATACATGATGAGAACATAAAATTTGCCTTAACAGGTGTACAATCAAATAGTGTATTAGGAACAATAGAGAGTTTGAAAGGAATAGATAGAGAGAAATTTTTAAAATATTTTAAAGAGCAGTATAGAGCCTCAAACTTAGTAATATCAGTTGCAGGAAAGATGGACTGTGAAGAGATATTCAAACAACTTGAATCAGGATTTGGAAAAATTGAGAATTTAGAAACTGAAAGAGAATTGGATAATAACTTTACAATAAACAAGGGTGAAAATAAAATAGTTAGAGATACTAACCAAGTTCATCTATGCTTTAATACCAAAGGAGTTAGTTTGGTAGATGAGGCAAAATACCCAGCAGCAATAATTTCAAGTGTATTGGGTGGAAATATGAGTTCTAGACTTTTCCAAAAAATAAGAGAGGAGAGAGGATTAGCTTACTCTGTTTATACTTATTCAAGTGCCTTTTTAGAGGGCGGAGTTTTCACTGTGTATGCAGGGACAACTAATGAGAGTTATAGATATGTAATAGATATAATAAGAGCTGAATTTGAAGATATAAGAGAGAATGGAATAACTCCATATGAGTTACAAAAATCTAAGAATCAGTTTTTGAGTATGTTGACTTTTAGCCTTGAGGGAAGTAAGGGTAAAATGAATAGAATGGCAAACTCATATCTTCTTTATGGTGAAGTAATAGAGATAGATAAGATAATAGAGTCTATTGAAAAGATAACCTTGGAAGATATTAAAAAGACAGCAGAGATAATATTTGATGAGAGATATTACTCTTGGACAATTTTAGGAAATGTATAG